A genomic window from Cupriavidus basilensis includes:
- a CDS encoding class I SAM-dependent DNA methyltransferase gives MNAVEIEAAISDLALQPFDAAEFPFAFLGAFGNKDTALKRLRAGNNNTSDVHGGVLLRNSIHIAVCEAGAVGKTLQALRASPATVKAKAKFILATDGQTLEAEELGSGETIAGAFPDFPNHFGFLLPLAGISTIKEIKDNPIDVRATGRLNKLYVELLRENPDWAKDERRADMNHFMARLIFCFFAEDTDIFNGEVLFTRTVDQFSDRDGSNTHEILEAIFRAMNTKIADRAAEGFRPWADQFPYVNGGLFSGSTEVPRFTRMARTYLLHAGNLNWQQINPDIFGSMIQAVADDEERGSLGMHYTSVPNILKVLNPLFLDELRAQLDAAGDNKVKLLNLRKRLARIRVFDPACGSGNFLVIAYKKMREIEAEINRRRGESHLGSEIPLTNFRGIELRDFPAEIARLALIIAEFQCDVLYRGQKDALAEFLPLDAQNWIVCGNALRLDWLSICPPTGTDVRLLADDLFGAPFNHVEIDFENEGGETYLCGNPPYKGSQGQTDDQKADLQAVFSKHTKNWKSLDYVSGWFMKAADYGTVNDAATAFVSTNSICQGRQVATLWPLIHGTGHEISFAHTSFKWANLASHNAGVTVAVVGISSRPAALRRIFSVADDGSVVVRETSHINAYLTPGANVVVEAQPEPLGKLSAMSFGSMPNDGGHLLLNVQEAETAIRVHGVNANFIRPFLGSEEFIRGKERRCIWVRDDDLALATDNDWLAQRFDGVRRQRAASGRETTNALAGQPHRFGEVRQTGNETALIVPSVSSESRTFLPVGLLPRGSIVSNLAFALYDAPLWNMALIASRLHLVWIGTVCGKMKTDFRYSNTLGWNTFPVPLLTEQNKADLTACAEDILLAREAHFPATIADLYDPETMPENLRYAHERNDEVLERIYIGRRFKNDTERLEKLFDLYTKMTTAAAKTKPAAKMKRVKKA, from the coding sequence ATGAATGCAGTAGAAATTGAAGCGGCTATATCGGATTTGGCCCTGCAGCCATTCGATGCGGCAGAGTTCCCCTTCGCCTTTCTGGGAGCGTTCGGCAATAAGGACACTGCCCTCAAGCGGTTGCGCGCCGGCAACAACAACACCTCGGATGTGCATGGTGGCGTGTTGCTGCGCAACAGCATCCACATTGCCGTGTGCGAAGCCGGCGCAGTGGGTAAAACACTCCAAGCGTTGCGTGCCAGTCCCGCAACGGTAAAGGCCAAGGCGAAGTTCATTCTTGCCACAGATGGACAAACGCTGGAAGCCGAAGAACTCGGCAGCGGTGAAACGATCGCCGGCGCCTTCCCGGACTTCCCGAACCATTTTGGTTTCCTGTTGCCGCTTGCCGGCATCTCCACCATCAAGGAGATCAAGGACAACCCTATTGACGTGCGAGCCACCGGGCGGCTGAACAAGCTCTACGTCGAACTGTTGCGCGAGAACCCAGACTGGGCGAAGGACGAACGCCGCGCCGACATGAATCATTTCATGGCGCGGTTGATTTTCTGCTTCTTTGCCGAAGACACCGATATCTTTAACGGCGAGGTGCTGTTCACTCGAACCGTGGATCAGTTCAGTGATCGTGACGGCTCGAACACTCATGAGATTCTGGAAGCCATCTTCCGGGCAATGAATACAAAGATCGCTGACCGAGCGGCCGAGGGTTTTCGCCCTTGGGCGGATCAGTTCCCGTATGTCAACGGCGGTCTGTTTTCTGGCAGTACCGAAGTGCCGCGCTTTACGCGCATGGCGCGCACCTACCTGCTGCATGCCGGCAATCTGAACTGGCAACAGATCAACCCGGACATCTTTGGCAGCATGATCCAGGCCGTGGCCGACGACGAAGAGCGCGGCTCATTGGGCATGCACTACACCAGCGTGCCCAACATCCTGAAGGTGCTGAACCCGCTCTTTTTGGACGAGTTGCGCGCGCAGCTTGATGCCGCTGGCGATAACAAAGTCAAGCTGCTCAATCTGCGAAAGCGCTTGGCCCGCATTCGCGTGTTCGACCCGGCCTGCGGCTCCGGCAACTTCCTGGTCATTGCCTACAAAAAAATGCGCGAGATCGAGGCGGAAATCAACCGCCGCCGGGGCGAATCGCATCTGGGCAGCGAAATTCCGCTGACCAACTTTCGTGGCATCGAGCTGCGCGACTTCCCTGCCGAGATCGCTCGCCTCGCGCTGATCATTGCCGAGTTCCAATGCGACGTGCTGTATCGCGGCCAGAAGGATGCGCTGGCGGAGTTTTTACCGCTGGATGCGCAGAACTGGATCGTGTGCGGTAATGCGCTGCGGTTGGATTGGTTGAGTATCTGTCCACCAACGGGCACAGACGTCAGATTACTCGCCGACGATTTATTCGGCGCACCATTTAATCATGTGGAAATAGACTTCGAGAACGAAGGTGGTGAGACGTATCTCTGTGGGAATCCGCCGTACAAGGGCAGTCAGGGGCAAACCGATGACCAAAAAGCGGACTTGCAAGCCGTTTTTTCCAAACATACCAAGAACTGGAAATCGCTGGACTATGTATCCGGCTGGTTCATGAAAGCCGCCGATTACGGCACTGTGAACGATGCCGCGACTGCATTTGTTTCGACCAATTCGATTTGTCAGGGGCGGCAAGTTGCGACGCTGTGGCCGCTCATTCATGGCACTGGCCACGAAATCAGCTTTGCGCACACCTCGTTCAAGTGGGCCAACTTGGCCAGCCACAATGCTGGCGTCACGGTTGCCGTTGTGGGCATCTCCTCGCGGCCTGCTGCCCTGCGCAGAATTTTCAGTGTGGCCGACGATGGTTCGGTCGTAGTTCGGGAAACGTCGCACATCAACGCTTACCTGACGCCGGGTGCGAATGTAGTGGTTGAGGCTCAGCCAGAGCCCTTGGGGAAACTGAGCGCCATGAGTTTTGGCAGCATGCCCAATGATGGCGGGCATCTGCTTCTCAATGTGCAGGAGGCCGAAACGGCAATCCGCGTGCATGGCGTTAACGCAAACTTCATTCGCCCCTTTCTGGGCTCTGAAGAATTCATTCGCGGCAAAGAACGCCGCTGCATCTGGGTTCGCGACGATGATCTCGCGCTAGCGACTGACAACGATTGGTTGGCTCAGCGTTTTGACGGAGTGCGTCGTCAGCGGGCCGCATCTGGGCGAGAGACCACAAACGCTTTGGCGGGCCAGCCCCATCGCTTTGGTGAAGTCAGGCAGACCGGCAATGAAACTGCTCTCATCGTCCCCAGCGTCTCATCCGAATCGCGCACTTTTCTACCCGTAGGATTACTGCCGCGCGGGTCTATCGTTAGCAACCTCGCCTTCGCCCTCTACGACGCCCCACTCTGGAACATGGCCCTCATCGCATCCCGCCTGCATCTGGTTTGGATTGGCACTGTTTGCGGCAAGATGAAAACCGACTTCCGTTACTCCAACACCCTCGGCTGGAACACCTTCCCCGTGCCGCTGCTCACCGAGCAGAACAAAGCCGATCTGACAGCTTGCGCCGAGGACATTCTGTTGGCCCGAGAAGCGCATTTCCCGGCCACCATCGCTGACCTCTACGACCCGGAAACGATGCCGGAGAACCTTCGCTATGCCCACGAGCGCAACGACGAAGTGCTGGAGCGTATCTACATCGGTCGCCGGTTCAAGAACGACACCGAGCGGTTGGAAAAACTGTTCGACCTCTATACCAAGATGACGACGGCAGCGGCCAAGACCAAGCCCGCAGCGAAAATGAAAAGGGTAAAGAAAGCATGA
- a CDS encoding McrB family protein, with translation MSRYCGDDDSKPILEAAAHWRDSALLGGGSVLTSDKLWTSPLLDVLDEYFVRRPDVGDGKFLQKLEQQLAPTDGAAKQLVAEMMWVMYLCPSSLTPAHKRKTVQTVWAWSSEEAPTNSRWLDDDALAGVGSAGPGFNQNQWRELVFLINFMRRFRELDTGEQLRLMEDGRKFDEWLKEVPDWEARQLRHMLLFLLFPDDFERIFGQNDRKTIVRHYSKLDRREVNRMDAEQLDRELQSIRKRLEGERGTTQLDYYVPPLKGEWRSETFAAATESVMAEHVRQAIAEIQQDGVPQDAESTGYDLVDDGNRYPPKLVLSLAVKHATGEPLDRANFSGGEESSAFRLLRRLGFEIRPKDEAESGIAELMQRFLEQAESGKALSAQGYLREYQGLKVRVSFGKGNFARIPWIAFLGDGQTVSEGVYPVLLLFRDKRQLLLCYGVSEEGSARLSWGDLDGAQTVREWFKDRYGHSPDRYGASFVRAAYDISQPLPIPELQQELDDLIDVYAGVLSGGSADMPTETTDPVEPDVLLPVRANLREAVLAFGEALQASGVKFGDQHDTLVSAFVSSIVTKPLVILTGLSGSGKTQIAIRFGEWLGDDRLHVAAVRPDWTGAETLFGYEDALKRELDGRPAWAVPAPLEFILKAVADQQHPYVLLLDEMNLAHVERYFADVLSGMESGKPCLPNLQRGTDGCWRVRIGEDARVPIPRNLWIVGTVNVDETTYMFSPKVLDRANTFEFRVQASDLSIEARKPTPCAPGDAELVRGLLTIARDDDWHLTHQSGSIDELTPRLKQLHELLSRYNLEFGHRVFYEAIRFASLAEEAGITGLDAVLDRIVMQKVLPRLHGSRRRLELPLLALAQYCRDLPTSITSDDKLQTAGVEEIPAQGAELPTSYAKILRMLRSLRANQFASFTE, from the coding sequence ATGAGCCGGTACTGTGGCGACGACGATTCAAAGCCAATCCTAGAGGCCGCCGCCCATTGGCGCGACTCCGCGCTGCTCGGTGGCGGCTCGGTTCTTACCAGCGATAAGCTCTGGACATCGCCTCTGCTCGATGTTCTCGACGAGTATTTCGTACGGCGACCAGACGTCGGCGATGGCAAGTTCCTACAGAAGCTAGAGCAACAACTTGCGCCGACAGACGGCGCCGCCAAGCAGCTCGTGGCAGAGATGATGTGGGTTATGTATCTCTGCCCAAGCAGCCTGACTCCCGCACACAAACGGAAGACCGTGCAGACCGTATGGGCATGGTCGAGTGAAGAGGCCCCAACGAATTCCCGCTGGCTAGATGATGACGCCCTCGCTGGGGTCGGAAGTGCCGGTCCTGGATTCAACCAGAATCAGTGGCGCGAACTCGTATTCCTCATCAACTTCATGCGTCGCTTCCGTGAGCTAGACACCGGCGAGCAGCTGCGGCTGATGGAAGACGGTCGGAAGTTCGACGAATGGCTCAAGGAGGTGCCCGATTGGGAAGCGAGGCAGCTCCGCCACATGCTGCTCTTCCTTCTCTTCCCGGACGACTTCGAACGCATCTTCGGCCAGAACGATCGCAAGACCATCGTTCGACACTACTCAAAGCTGGATCGCCGAGAAGTGAATCGAATGGATGCTGAGCAGCTGGATCGTGAGCTGCAATCGATACGCAAGCGTCTCGAAGGCGAACGGGGCACCACTCAGCTGGACTACTACGTGCCGCCACTCAAGGGCGAGTGGAGGAGTGAGACCTTTGCGGCAGCCACGGAGAGCGTGATGGCAGAGCATGTTCGCCAAGCCATCGCGGAAATCCAGCAAGACGGTGTGCCTCAGGATGCTGAATCAACGGGCTACGATCTTGTAGATGATGGTAATCGGTACCCACCGAAATTGGTGCTATCGCTTGCAGTAAAGCATGCAACCGGGGAGCCGCTGGACCGCGCCAATTTCTCCGGTGGTGAGGAGTCGTCGGCCTTCCGCCTGTTGCGTCGCCTTGGCTTCGAAATTAGGCCCAAGGATGAGGCCGAGAGCGGCATCGCAGAGCTGATGCAGCGCTTCCTAGAGCAAGCCGAGTCTGGTAAGGCGCTGAGCGCGCAAGGTTACCTCCGTGAGTACCAGGGACTGAAAGTACGTGTGAGTTTTGGAAAGGGAAACTTTGCACGAATCCCATGGATTGCGTTCCTTGGCGACGGGCAAACCGTGTCCGAGGGCGTTTACCCGGTGCTGCTGCTGTTCCGGGATAAGCGGCAACTATTGCTTTGCTATGGCGTGAGCGAAGAGGGTTCGGCCCGGCTGAGCTGGGGCGACCTAGACGGAGCGCAAACAGTGAGAGAGTGGTTCAAGGATCGTTACGGCCACAGCCCCGATCGATATGGTGCCTCTTTCGTCCGCGCTGCATATGACATCTCTCAGCCACTACCAATTCCTGAACTGCAGCAGGAGCTGGATGATCTGATCGATGTCTATGCTGGGGTATTGTCAGGCGGGAGTGCCGATATGCCGACGGAGACGACTGACCCCGTGGAGCCGGACGTGCTTCTGCCAGTAAGGGCCAATCTACGGGAAGCGGTGCTCGCGTTCGGCGAAGCGTTACAAGCCTCCGGCGTCAAGTTCGGCGATCAGCATGACACGCTTGTCTCCGCCTTCGTCTCAAGTATCGTCACAAAGCCGCTAGTTATCCTGACTGGGCTATCCGGTTCTGGCAAGACGCAAATTGCCATCCGATTTGGTGAGTGGTTAGGTGACGATCGGCTCCACGTTGCGGCGGTGCGTCCTGACTGGACAGGCGCCGAGACCTTGTTTGGCTATGAAGATGCACTAAAGCGGGAGCTCGATGGACGCCCAGCCTGGGCGGTTCCCGCTCCCCTCGAATTCATCTTGAAGGCAGTTGCAGACCAGCAGCATCCGTACGTGTTGCTGCTAGACGAAATGAATCTCGCGCACGTAGAGCGCTACTTCGCTGACGTACTGTCGGGTATGGAGTCTGGCAAACCTTGCCTGCCCAATCTTCAACGAGGTACGGATGGATGCTGGCGCGTGCGTATCGGTGAAGACGCGAGGGTGCCAATCCCGCGCAATCTGTGGATAGTTGGGACGGTCAACGTTGACGAGACTACCTACATGTTCTCGCCAAAGGTACTGGATCGTGCCAACACCTTTGAGTTTCGCGTGCAGGCGAGCGACCTATCGATTGAGGCTCGGAAGCCTACGCCGTGCGCTCCGGGCGATGCCGAGCTGGTGAGAGGCTTGCTGACCATCGCGCGCGACGATGATTGGCATTTGACTCACCAAAGCGGTTCGATTGATGAGCTTACTCCACGCCTGAAGCAGCTCCACGAACTGCTAAGTCGCTATAACCTCGAGTTCGGTCATCGAGTGTTCTATGAAGCGATTCGGTTTGCATCGCTGGCAGAGGAAGCCGGTATCACTGGTCTGGACGCAGTCCTGGATCGGATCGTTATGCAGAAGGTTTTGCCAAGATTGCACGGATCGCGGCGACGGCTCGAACTCCCGCTACTGGCTCTCGCCCAGTACTGTCGCGATCTGCCCACGTCGATCACGAGTGACGATAAGCTGCAAACCGCAGGTGTTGAAGAGATACCGGCGCAAGGCGCTGAGCTACCAACTTCGTACGCAAAAATTCTTCGCATGCTTCGCAGCCTACGTGCAAACCAATTTGCTAGCTTCACAGAGTAA
- a CDS encoding DUF6216 family protein — translation MEIFEGVKGLASLGTALGISSVLLGSILVAWLVWRRTRSTHSLMTRLWARFDRNSKNADQAIATFLSGQTNLMQFRFTTGVPARTLAQAHKLINWTSAHNENIDAVKACGEYFDIERPGLKEPAKLPGIWTLGSLFTISITFFVVASLVAVGAIQSSAILRTKDSGLTFLLSKDNAVMLWSDASFGTKQCKEDRAAITLVTKFKGFEVDAICDLLVDGRASEYVRTNVQLQRVMLPFISGFLATIAFMCLAYVSCGVNANAMSARLAKRECLALDFADDGKKAAQS, via the coding sequence TTGGAAATATTTGAAGGGGTTAAGGGACTGGCAAGCCTGGGTACAGCACTAGGAATCTCGTCGGTATTGCTCGGTTCCATCCTAGTGGCGTGGTTGGTTTGGCGGCGGACGAGATCAACTCATAGTCTAATGACAAGGCTGTGGGCTCGGTTTGACAGAAATTCAAAAAATGCAGATCAGGCTATTGCTACCTTCTTGAGCGGACAGACAAATCTAATGCAGTTTAGATTCACGACTGGAGTACCTGCCAGGACGCTCGCACAAGCCCACAAGCTGATCAATTGGACGAGTGCCCATAACGAGAACATTGATGCAGTGAAAGCATGTGGAGAGTACTTCGATATTGAGCGACCTGGGTTGAAGGAGCCTGCCAAGTTGCCAGGAATATGGACGCTAGGGTCTCTTTTCACAATCTCTATTACCTTCTTTGTGGTCGCGTCGCTAGTTGCTGTTGGGGCAATTCAATCGTCTGCAATCTTGCGCACAAAGGATAGTGGTCTTACCTTTCTGCTGTCGAAAGACAATGCAGTGATGCTTTGGTCAGATGCCTCATTTGGCACGAAACAGTGCAAGGAAGACCGCGCCGCTATCACGCTTGTGACTAAATTCAAAGGCTTCGAGGTGGACGCGATATGCGATCTTCTCGTCGACGGGCGAGCGTCGGAGTATGTGCGCACAAACGTGCAGCTGCAGAGAGTAATGCTCCCATTCATTTCTGGATTTCTTGCAACTATCGCATTTATGTGCTTGGCTTATGTATCGTGTGGCGTGAATGCCAATGCAATGTCGGCTAGATTGGCGAAGAGGGAGTGCCTTGCTCTTGATTTCGCTGACGACGGCAAGAAGGCTGCTCAATCGTAG
- a CDS encoding recombinase family protein: MNQRIGYARVSPDDQNLDLQRDALHLSGVQSIYEEMASGKAAGRPELDHCLRALRAGDTLVVWRLDRLGRSLPDLVRIVTELEENGIGFESIAEKIETASAAGKLVFHVFAALAEFERDLIRERTQAGLVAARARGRAGGRKPKLDARQIREINRLMSDPTIPISQIAERFKVSRTTIYKVAPRNAVTVAEHLSDASGKKSYRQDAP; this comes from the coding sequence ATGAATCAACGGATCGGTTACGCCCGAGTTTCGCCGGATGACCAGAATCTGGACTTGCAGCGCGACGCACTGCACCTGTCAGGGGTTCAGTCGATTTATGAAGAGATGGCGAGCGGTAAGGCCGCTGGCCGCCCTGAGCTGGACCACTGCCTGAGGGCATTACGTGCGGGTGACACCTTGGTGGTGTGGCGGCTGGATCGGCTTGGCCGCAGCTTACCTGATCTGGTGCGTATCGTTACAGAGCTGGAAGAAAATGGGATCGGCTTTGAGAGCATCGCCGAAAAGATCGAGACGGCAAGTGCGGCCGGAAAGCTGGTGTTTCATGTCTTCGCTGCGCTGGCCGAGTTCGAGCGCGATCTGATTCGAGAACGCACGCAGGCGGGCTTGGTCGCAGCACGTGCGCGAGGACGAGCGGGAGGCCGGAAGCCCAAGCTGGATGCCCGACAAATTAGGGAAATCAATCGGCTCATGTCTGACCCGACGATCCCAATCAGTCAGATTGCTGAGCGTTTCAAAGTCTCACGGACAACCATTTACAAAGTGGCTCCCCGCAATGCCGTGACAGTTGCCGAGCATCTGTCGGACGCGAGCGGGAAGAAGTCATATAGACAAGATGCCCCATGA
- a CDS encoding DUF2357 domain-containing protein, whose amino-acid sequence MELLEGMEYRYAWERLAPGIGSITADPEEIFQPDTVEGLSGRLRPGLSTGTVRVVLREGPVVLGQQEIEVRSRKLTYLSEYRWMLRDIAERMTELVMDRFAVSDARFEQDDTRDAVTLYQRFTFLRALFESESFQGAIREVLRRPHTAWEVASDIVRPGSGIRADSHVLRQLTKGGQRSAWPGGTIPSVPSRLERRRTEATHDTTPNRFVKFALEHWSQILGDIDLGLAKGQPTPATTRGRREIAAVMTQLEEILHHDLFAEVGKMVRFPADDQVLQKCEGYRDIFKAYVELEFAARLSWHDSSQEYGAGLRDVATLYEYWAFIQLAQVVADLVGQTFDMAPLVQSRKDGLTVGIQSGVETVLKGEVERFGRRMVVELCFNRTYRAGSGRVASWTRPMRPDYSLLIGPAEGESAAFEPIVLHFDAKYRVEFLKEIFGAGDDVEEDAGVQQRPVSLMRGGALRADLLKMHAYRDAIRRTAGAYVLYPGGDGEEESNQYLEYHELLPGLGAFVLRPTDIGSANGAPALRRFISEVFDHVATRLTMHERGRYWLEEAYGEPLSGQSAGLLDTPPPETSVLLGFVKSREHWRWIEQRKAYNVRAEGRSGGVQASADLLHSQLLLLYCPSTQQIALARIVSDAEVISLAGMVAMDYPEPRGEYWCVQLRWLDQIQWLRGFSPSKIEECATSQGLLYGAPARTSWGVIESACRVG is encoded by the coding sequence ATGGAACTGCTGGAGGGAATGGAGTACCGATACGCATGGGAGAGACTTGCGCCGGGGATAGGTAGCATCACCGCAGACCCTGAGGAGATCTTTCAGCCTGACACTGTCGAAGGGCTGTCAGGTCGTCTCCGACCTGGACTATCGACCGGTACCGTTCGCGTCGTGCTCCGCGAGGGTCCTGTCGTGCTGGGGCAGCAGGAGATCGAGGTACGTTCCCGAAAGCTCACTTACCTCTCTGAGTATCGTTGGATGCTTCGCGACATCGCTGAGCGAATGACTGAGCTTGTGATGGACCGCTTCGCGGTCAGCGACGCTCGATTCGAGCAGGATGATACGCGCGACGCGGTGACGCTCTATCAGCGCTTCACGTTCTTGCGAGCCTTGTTTGAAAGTGAGAGCTTTCAAGGGGCTATTCGAGAGGTTCTTCGTCGGCCACACACTGCTTGGGAAGTGGCCAGCGATATTGTTCGGCCTGGCAGTGGAATACGCGCAGACTCTCACGTTCTACGTCAGCTCACCAAAGGCGGGCAGCGATCCGCATGGCCGGGCGGCACCATTCCCTCCGTGCCTTCACGGCTTGAGCGCCGGCGAACCGAAGCGACGCATGACACAACACCCAATCGCTTCGTGAAGTTTGCCCTTGAACATTGGTCTCAGATTCTTGGTGATATCGATCTTGGCCTCGCAAAGGGGCAGCCAACACCAGCAACTACTCGGGGCCGCCGGGAGATCGCCGCTGTTATGACTCAGCTGGAGGAGATCCTGCACCACGATCTGTTTGCCGAGGTGGGTAAGATGGTGCGATTTCCCGCTGATGATCAGGTCCTGCAGAAGTGCGAGGGTTACAGGGACATCTTTAAGGCCTATGTTGAGCTCGAGTTTGCAGCCCGCCTATCCTGGCATGATTCGTCTCAGGAATATGGCGCCGGGTTGCGGGATGTCGCCACACTTTATGAATATTGGGCATTCATCCAGTTAGCGCAGGTCGTTGCCGATTTGGTCGGACAGACATTTGACATGGCGCCATTGGTGCAGTCGCGTAAAGACGGTCTTACTGTTGGGATTCAGTCGGGCGTTGAAACCGTTCTCAAGGGAGAGGTAGAGCGTTTTGGACGGCGCATGGTGGTGGAGCTCTGCTTTAACCGGACCTATCGCGCCGGCTCGGGACGTGTAGCTTCGTGGACAAGGCCAATGCGCCCCGATTACTCTCTGTTGATTGGCCCGGCGGAAGGCGAGTCGGCCGCCTTTGAGCCGATCGTTCTTCATTTCGACGCCAAGTATCGGGTCGAGTTTCTCAAAGAAATCTTTGGCGCCGGTGATGACGTGGAAGAGGATGCCGGCGTGCAACAGAGGCCAGTCAGTCTGATGCGCGGGGGGGCTTTGCGTGCAGACCTCCTCAAGATGCATGCTTACCGCGATGCCATCCGACGGACCGCAGGGGCCTACGTGCTCTATCCGGGCGGCGACGGCGAGGAAGAAAGCAATCAGTATCTCGAATACCATGAGCTCCTGCCTGGGCTCGGTGCTTTTGTGCTTCGGCCTACTGATATTGGTAGCGCTAATGGTGCGCCGGCATTGCGGCGGTTCATCAGCGAAGTGTTCGATCACGTAGCAACCCGTCTGACCATGCATGAGCGGGGGCGATATTGGCTCGAGGAGGCGTATGGTGAACCGTTGTCCGGCCAATCTGCTGGCTTGCTCGACACGCCGCCGCCCGAAACCAGTGTGCTTTTAGGGTTCGTGAAGAGCCGCGAGCATTGGCGCTGGATCGAACAACGTAAGGCCTACAATGTTCGAGCGGAAGGCAGAAGTGGTGGAGTCCAGGCTAGCGCAGATCTACTACACAGCCAACTTCTACTTCTCTACTGTCCTTCCACGCAGCAGATTGCCCTCGCTCGGATCGTGTCCGATGCAGAAGTAATATCGTTGGCCGGCATGGTTGCAATGGACTACCCGGAACCGCGTGGAGAGTATTGGTGTGTACAACTCCGCTGGCTAGACCAAATTCAGTGGCTTCGCGGCTTCTCTCCGTCCAAGATCGAGGAATGCGCTACAAGCCAAGGGCTGTTGTATGGGGCGCCTGCTAGAACTTCTTGGGGCGTCATCGAGTCGGCCTGTCGTGTTGGGTGA